The Catharus ustulatus isolate bCatUst1 chromosome 9, bCatUst1.pri.v2, whole genome shotgun sequence genomic interval GCAATCTATGTAAAGCACTTTGATAAAATTGGCTTCTTAACAGGTACAGCACTCTACAAGGCGTGCTTATGGCAGGATGGGAACAGGCCTACAGGCCTGAGGGGATATGTCCAGGGCTTTAGGCAGCCCTCTGAAAAGCCCAGCACAGTGACATTTACAAATCTGTGCTAATGTGTCATTTTCAAACGGCCACGAAGcttccagtttttatttttttttttagtacgTCATGAACAACTACATGCCGTTAACAAAACTGGACAGACAAAAACTGGGAGTCAGGAACGTCTCACAGCAACTGGAACAAGGCTCATAAACACCTCATTACAGCCCACTCCCTGCCAGACTGGGAAAGGAGACACCAGCTATGTGTGGCAGCGACCAGAACCGGGGCAGCAACACTGGTGCGGATGAAAAACTTCCAAGGCAGTGGAAAGACGTCAAACTCTTCAACAGGACATTTTGACAGAGGTTGGTTTTCCTCCTGCCTCCAACCCTACCCCAACTGAAGGCTCTGGCAATGTGTCCCCCCTGAGGGAGGCAGAAGCATTAGTCagcctccccagagcagctctggttgGAGAAGATGTAAGCAGTGACTCTGGAGCCAGGCAATCTGTCCAATCCGTCCGTGCCTCGTCCCAGGCTCTGGCAGTGGTGACTAACTggactgcagggctgcagaatgTCACTGAGCAAACAAGTTAGAACAACAACGAgctccagggatgtggcagagcagggaggagatgcACAGGGGATGCTCCCAGAGGATGCTCCCACACCAGCTCTCCGTGTAGCCTGGACATAGAGCCCTACTCCCAGCCTTCAGCCAGCTTGGGCCACTGCCCCTCCCTGCCATTAAAATGCAAGGCCTGACAAACATCATCAGTGTGACTCCAGGCTCAGCTACGTCAAAACAGACATTTCTTGGCCATGGGAAGGTTTCTAACAACCCTGCCACCCCTCCAAAAAACCCAGCATGTTAACTAGAATTATGCCTTCAACACTTCTCCCTGCCTCACCAATATTCCAGGCTAAGTAATTGCTCAAGACTGTGTGTGGTAGCTAATTCCTGGATATATAGAAGGGAGATATTCTCAAATGAAAGAATTCAGCTTTTAGGGCTTCAGAACAATGAAAGGCAGGGTGACTGCCTGAAGTGCAGAAACTAAAAGCTTTTTCCTTCAGAACAAGAGTAAAATCGAGTAATTGTCGTTTCCAGGGAGATGAGGAACTTCAGGGATCAGAGCTCAATCTGCAGTTAAATGGATTGGAAACAACTCCTTACCAGCTGTAGAAAAAACATGGATAGACTCACACAGGAAAATCAGAGAGAACATTTTTTCCTGGCACTGTGCACATGCCTTCACATTAAGGAATGATGGACCGATTATTTAGATGACCCAGGTTAAATATTCATTAACGTTAAGGGGGAAGTACTTGCTGTGCTATCCCTTTCCTCATCTATCTCCCTCCCATTCACTTCCCTTCACAGTAAAACCTGACAGGTATTCCAGTTTTCAAAAGAGAAACCTAAAAATTCTCTCCCCTGCCCCCTAAGTGCAATTCTAAGTAGACCAAGGATGTGAAAATCACCTAAAATAAGATCTTAAAACACTCTTTACAAGCTGAGCAGgcccctgcctttccccagaGATGTTTCCCAGTTGCCAAAACACAAGAAGCTCGCGCTTCAATGTGATGCCAGATTCTGAGCGTCTCTCGTGTAAAAAAAGCAAACGTCAGGAGCTGCAAAGGACTCTCCAAAACCACCAATACCTTTGTGAGTGCTGTAGAGGGCTGCAAATGTCACCACGAAGAAGGTGGTGGAATATTTTCCAGCGTTAACCAGATGAAAGGCCCGTTTGTTATCGCGGTAACGGCGCAGGCACTGGATGAATCGCAACCAAGCAGGGATGCACTGGACAACTGCTCTCACTCCGTAGGAGTAGCTGTTACAAATCTGATTATCTGCAAGAGAAACAGGAGTTGAAGCTGTTATGGCAGAGAGTCAGTAAGTTTAAGAACTACTACTGTCTTGCTGTCTGCAGTATCACTTTATGGCAGCAGTTCCCCATCAATAGTTGTTACTGAGGCACGCTAACAGCAAGAAGCCCCAAGTATCTTGAAGCTCAATATTCCATCTTGAAGGTGTTCAGGTGACACAGCATCAGTAACACATCCAGACAGATCACCATCTAACTCCCCCAGTCCTGTCAGTATAACTAAGATGCAAGATTAGAAATCATCTATTTTTGAATGTGCTCAGTGCTGTTGGCAGTATAGTGAATAATCAAATTAAGGATGGAATTAGAAAAGGTCTTCAACACTGGATTTTTGTGCATAAATGGGAGAGCACTTAGAAACTCTGCAGGACAGCTCTAAAAGGATACTTTGCCCAAGATGTCcttgatttgttttccttgtgcaTTGTAATagagaaaaacatatttcagtaTGGGACTGGGTTTGGCGTTTTtcactctgctttttaaaaagcaaagccaagGCATAGTGTGGCTTCAAAAACTGGGATGAGAAGCAACCACACCACAATGCCATTGTGTCCCCTCCTCCATGTTTGAAagccttttttttattaaggCAATGACCAGGAAACCCTCATCTTTTCCTGGAACTCCCCAAGAACTCCATATTCTTCTGCTGTCTCACTCAGCACATCTAAACCAATCACCCCGCTGCCTAACATTCATTTGTTTCTTATTCAGACTAAGGGAGACACATTATTAGCTGATATTTACCCCAAAACACCGTGCTATCATTCCACTGCTCATATTGGAAGAGGACAAATTGTTATGCACAcagttgctttattttatttttaataagtaaaTATTTAGCTGCTTGCAACactgtcttttaaaatgaaggGGAAGATCAGACAGATTGGAAGAACAAAGTGAACACTGATGCTTATTGAAGCATACAGCAAATTTTCTCAGCAAGTGTCAAAACCATCAGACAATACGATTTGCCAGCAGTCACTGCTTAAAATGGAAAGTCAAcagccccatccctgagcagACAGGTACTGCACTGCCACTGGGAAGGCCAAAGTCAACATTCACATTCCAGCTCTGTGTTCCTTCTGGCTAGGAAAGAAGACAGAGCATGGACaaccctggcagagcagcatcAACTCAAATCAAGTAAGAGGTGGCACTAAGGAGCTTCTCCATCCTCTCTCGCTTCAGGGTACTGTGATGGAACCCCTAAGagtgaggctgcagcacagaaagctgtGCTTAACAAGCTCAGGATTCTCATAATGAGCAACAGGAAGAGGCTAAAGGCAAATACATGGTTAAACtattatgaaataaaacaataatgCCAGGAAAATGGATTTCTCTTTCCAATCAGGAGCACTGTGACTAAATTCTTTGATGGATATACACATCGGGCCAAATGACTGGATTAGGAAATGAACACTGATGTGAAATTCCATTTCTCTGGATGGAAGTAAGAAAGGGGAGAATCTCTCTAATGCCATGTTTACAAGAAATGCCAATTATTTTAGTTTCCTGTACTATTAATAATCCTTTTAAAACAGACAATTAGGAAGTTGCCTGGCTCAGTGTCTCTCAGGTCATTTTGACCTCATTCCCAGGGCTCATCAGCATTACTCTACCTGTATCTGCCAGAAGTCCAGCATTGTCCTCCCACTGAACCTCAAAGCTGTAGAAGCAGATCATGTATTCCAAATCCATAAGTATCACGACCAGGCTGTTGAGCTGATCAGCCAGCCAGAAATCTGCGAAGCCTACCTTGTGGAAGGGAGCAGTGAATACTCGAAACtgtcaggaaaaacaaagcaggaatAATTCATGGCTGTGTCAAAGACATCCAAATGCAGTGCCAGCACATCACAGAACTGGGCAAATATGGAAATAGCAAAAACACTTGAAGATTTACTGCTGACCTTTTGCTCCTGCTGACAAAAAAGGGTAACTGTCTCCTCACTTTCAGAACAAAGAACATTCCCTGCTTTGCTGCTCCTATATGCACCTATTCCTGTGCCCACccagcattttgttttttactggCAGAACAGCCCAGTCTCCTACAACCAAGTTCTTTCCCAGAAAGTCCCAGTCTCCATTTAAGAGCTCTACACAGCTCCATGTCTCTCATCACTCCTCACTTTGATCAGCACTTTCTTTCAGGCACACATCATGCCTACTGACATCTTCCACACTTACCTTCCCCCTCACACTCAATGTCAGTTGGATTTAGACCCTCAGCACAGCCATTAGTCTGGTCATGCCTCGGTTTACTTAACTCATGAGTCGTTCTTTGGTGATAGAGGTTGTGACCAGTGAAGATTGTTACTGGGTCTGTCAATgcctccagcagggaaagggtTAAAGAAAGGGCAGAGGAAATCCTATTGACTGTCAGTTGGACTCCCCCTCAATCAGTCCACTTTCCCTCTAAGCCTGAGCAGCAGTTTGCTCCTTCCAGAGCAGACAGTTTTCTGCTCCATTACCTTTGATCACCCCCCTCCCTACCCGGTTAGTTATAGTTACTAATGGCCAATTTCTCACAGAGACGGCACCAGCGCCATCCGGTCATTCCAGGATTTATGAACCtttaaattaatgaaagcaCAGGCTAACACTGATCTTTTATACTGCTCTCCTTATTAACCTGAAGCTCCAGAAGCCCAGGAAAGGACTGACACATCCCTATCAGCCTGTAATGCAGATTTAAAGGCTCTGCTCCTAAAATTTCAAAGCCAAATAGGAGATTAACAGTTAGTGGCATGAAGCAGATATGGATCTTGACCCAGAATGCTCCATGCTCATGTTGGATGGCACCTATTCCCAAGAGTCAAACAAGGCCAGCCTTTAGGGAGGGCTGTCTTCGAAGATGCCCAGCTGCAGAACAGCTTCTGCAGAGGTCAAAGACAACACACCAGCCTTCCCTTGCAAAAGctttttcatccctttttcCAACACTCCCTGATACTATCTTTATCTGTTTCATCGTAGACCATTGTTTTGTCCATGAACAAAGACTAGCTAAgcaaatgaaatgtgaaaacagCTTTACAGACAGacctccctgaaaaaaaaaaaccaaaccagaaaacgagaaataatatttttgttatttaatttaaGGAGAGGTACTTCAGCACTGCCAGGTAACAACACAAAACTTTTAAGACAGTAGAAGTTGTCCACCTACAGGTTACAGCTGAGGAGGAGTCAACAGATAGATCCACGACATATCTGGCACTGGCATCTGAGTCAACCTTCCTTCAGAAGCTGAGCTGCCATCTGAACCCTCCCAATGCCATGTGCCAGGCACTGTGGCTTCTGCctgctccccaggcacagctggaacagcagcccCGATTCCAGGGGGTGCTGGCAGTGGAGGTACCACAGCTGAGAAGTGTCTGCAACATCCTCCAGATCAGGACAAAGTCATAAAACACCAGAAGCTGGAGCTGCACCTCAATTTCAATAACCAGTTGCAATTTTCTATCAGCTATTCCCCAGCCTGAGCACAGACTTCCTGGTGCTGATCCCTGCACTTTTAATTCATGCTGAGATGCCAGATatctgagctgagctgaacaCTTCCTAGCTTTTCACCTctcacagccaggctgcctgctctcctgtggacatccagctcctgcagagagcGTGGGCACGGGGACATTCCCTGCGCTCAGATCCGATTCCTCCCGGCAagctgctctccccagcccacACAAGGGCACTCAGGGGCTTCTCCTCTGGCAGCAACGGCACAAAGAATGCTCACCTAAGCACACAGGCAAGAAAGAAGAGCCCAGCAGGGGAATTAGACTTTACTACATGCTAAATAACTTTTCATTCAGAGGAAGATCAATTCTGATGCCAACTGCCATCCCTCAGGGATTAGCACAAGAGATCCCACCCTCAACAAGCAGTTGATGTTGATCACAGGTGGAGGCAGCAAGCCTCCCAGATCCATGAGGAAATGCTACAGCACACTCAAGCATGCCCCTGATTTGGTTCCAGAAAAATTGAAAGTGTCAGTTATACTCTGCTACAACTGATAtgtcagattttattttggCTGGAAATGAAACATATGAAGCAAGTGAAGAAAATTGCTCACCAGACAATTTTGTGTGAACAGCACAGTTCTAAGGTTTGGTGGAAAGTGTTTACAAGGGCAtttagtgacaggacaagggggaatggattaAAACTGACAGAGcgtaggtttagattagatattagaaataaattcttccctatgaggatggtgaggccctgagccaggttgcccagagaagctgtggctgccccatccctgggagtgtccaaggccaggttggatggggctcagAGCAATCCAGGATCATGGAAAATGTCCCTGTCtgtggcagaggggttggaactcaatgatctttaaggtcccttccaactcaggccATTCCATGATCCTACAACTCCATCTCAGACTGCAGCATAGTCTGGAGATcactgggacagggcaggagctgcaaacAGCCTAACAGCTCTGTGGAGACTGAGAATCTCACTCTGGCAAGATATTAAGGTAAATTAGCACAGATATTGCTCATGTGGTTAAAGCACATCCAGTGCTTCCCCTCacaccaggggacagcagtCAGACTAATGAGGCTTGGGACTAAAGATACCTCTGTGAGGGATGGCTGAGTATTGGAAGGCACAAAGGAAGAAGCTGGGATAGCAGCAAGCCAGCAAATCAAATAACAGAGGTGAGCACACAGAAGTTAACTCACTGTGTGTGTACCTGCACGCACATCCTCAAAGCATGATGCTGTGTCTCATCTTTGCCGTGTTCCAGATAAAGTTAATTGTTTCAATTGGCATTAAAATGATTCTATGAAGAAAACCAGCCAGCCAAACCCTCTTCTGCCCAAAGCTCTCAGAGCAGTGCCAGTAAGATGATGGTATCAGGGGAATCAGCTTGATTAAAGCCAATTTAAAAGGGTGCACAGGGTGGGGAAGAGCATATGAAACAGGCATTTGGGAACAAACTCATGAGTCACCCAGGAAGTCTGAAAACTGTTCTTTCAGAGCTCCCACCTGTAACTGGAACACTGAAGCAGCACACATATTTACATTGAATTTACCAGACTTATcttacaggaaaagaaagaggtcGGTCTCAAACAAAGAGTTGGTTTAAgagcacaaacagaaaaaaccccacccatGAACATAATTTTATAGGCAGTAACATTTTCAAAGGTTCCCTCTCCATCACTTAACCCTCTCAACATTGGCACTATCCCAGTTTGGGCTGAGGAGCATCCATGAAGCCTTGCCTTAGAGCACTGCACCTCTGATCAATCTGCTTCACTAGATTAAGGAATAAACAAGCAAAGACATCCAAGTGTTTCCAAACACGCAAAAGTTTGTAAGCAGCTGTCTATAGGAAGGTTAGCAAGTCAACTGGTACAGGAAGCAGATTATGCTTCTGCAAACCCATCCTCAAAAACTATCTGCAGTCAACACCTGGTCAGGTCTGCTTGATAAATCACTGTGGTACCAGCATCCCCCAGCATCCCTTTTTCCTGAGCGTTAGTGACACTTGTATATACACTTCACAGCTACTGCTCAgtcacagcattaaaaaaaataaaaattgtttatttcgAACAGTTTTGACACTTACCAATAGTTTGAGCAGCCAAAAACGGGACTTGTAATACAAGGTTTTGGTAGGGTTGATGAGAAAAAGCAACATGAAGCCATACAAGATGAGTGGGTTCACCTGCATGGGGATGTAGGTGAATTTACCATATATACATGCCAGCAGGCTCAGGCACCACAAAACGCCCAGGAAACCAGCaatctgcagggaaaaaaacaacacagacaCCGAATGAAAACACAGCCCCGAAACCTACAATGTGTtctcattaaaagaaaagggagagcAGTGCTCAATCCTGTAATCTAATCAGACTTCAGCAACTTCCTCTTCTAATTGTATTAGGAGTCCTTGCCAGGAAACGGCGCAGGATTTATCCTGCTGATCCCCAGCATGGCTCAGCCACTCTAAAATCCCTCCTGTTCACCTCAAAGAGATGTTGATGGGACAAGTTGCTGCGGGGATTGAGCTCGAAGATGAGGACGTGGTTGACTCCAGCCTGTCTCCAGCCATATGTGTTGATACCCAGGAGAAAGAGGAATTCTATCAGGAGAAAGCCACCTCGATAGATTCTCACCAGTGGCCACACATTTGGTCCATCTATAAAAGCCACACCTggcaaagataaaaaaaaaaaggaaggattttAGGGACAACAGAGGTCATCTCACAAAGGCTTTATCCTGGTTCTCAGATGTTTGGCTGTACCCTGAGAAAACAGGGTACACGTGTACTCAACTGCACGCTCCAGCAAGTGCAGGACTTTGTGCCTTGCCTGTCAGAGGATTTAGGAGTATTCCAGGGAAAATTCCCTTTCCAGACGCTGTAATCGAGTCATTACCAGCGTCCCTGCCTCACACTACAGGCACAAGGGACAGCACCAGCATAAATCTGACTAGAGGCGCTTAAATATTCTGGTTTAATAGAGATGAAATCCCAACAGACAGATACACAAACACTTCAGCTCCCCACAAAACCAAGAGGAACCATTTACAGCATTTAAAACAATGCTAAACCCGCCTAATCACCCAGCTCAGTACAATGGTAATGCAATACATATTCATGGCCAGCATTACAACACCCAGCCCCACCCAAACAGAAATCCCAGTAcgaggcagcagtgctggaaagcCTGTTGCTTCTTTTTCAGGGGTTTGGAAACAAATGTGCTTAATTTCAAACAATGAAGATCCTCATATAGCAGCAGCTTTCTCCAGCATAAACCTCTGTGCAAAGGACCGTCTCCCCATGTCACTAGGCACAGGTTTGATGagaaaagcataaataaaatacagttattCAATCCTCAGTTTTAGTTTCATTGAGTTTATCACCCACATGCTTTCTAAGAGGGGCAAAAGAAAGAACGTGCACTTTTTACAGAACTGAGGCTGAGCATTTATTTCCACAGACCTGTCTAAATTACAGCCCCAAGTTTTTCAaactttttctcagaaaaagcaaatccaCAGGGAATTTCACGTGTTCAGCATCTAGACTTTATACTACATAACTTACAGAGAAAAAGTTGTGCAAGAAACAATGACTCCAGAACTGCTGctttaaactaaaaattaagACTCTTGGATTCAGGCAAAACAGAGTCGGCTTTTGGACAGAAATGACTCACCCCCCAAAAAGGTGAAAGAAATGAGTCTTGCATGCGGAATtgtaaaaaaagattttcaaatttttacCTGAAAACCAAGGGAAATTACAAGATGGATAAGGTTGGAAGGAACCACAATGGGTCATCTGGTCAAAACTCCAAACAGGGAAGAATAGCCCCAAAACACTAAGTGAAAATATCCCTGGTAACAAGTCTAACAGCAGCCTCAATCTCAAACAAGAGCAGGACCACAGTAAGGGCATGAGATTTTACATGAAACCTGGCAGGTTTCTGGTTGATAAAGTGAATGcacatttctgtgaaattccAGCCTCACTCACACACCAGTTTGGCACCTAGGGAAACCCttacagaaacagaatttgTCCTCTTTAGGGTGACACCCTCCTGGGATCCACTTGTAGCTGTGCAGCCTTCACCAGACCCCAAGTGATGATGAACTCATCTCtgtaaaatgctgctgctgtagtTTTCAAATCAGGCAATACAGCACTGGGTTACTGGCAGAAGCCATGTTCTGATGCCTTTGCACAGAACACTAAAATCCTATCTTAGCTGATCaaatcacagaaacaatttGGCAAAAGCAGCCGAGAGGTTAGCAAAGTATGAGCCAATTAAAACCACCCACTTTGCACTTGCAATCCAGGATTTTGCCCAATATCTGCAGTAATGTTCAGCTATCAGATCACACTTGCTGACACAGCACACCTATTACCCACACTGGGCTAGTAACACCTGCTTTAGAGATATAATCATTTTTATGAATTCCTTCTCACAACTGTGTCACTTTTTCATTCTTAGCACCAAGAGGGAAAGCAAACACAACCGGTTTCAATCATATTTGCATCTCACACAGAGATCAAACATTTAAGTAACAGAAACAATGAATAAAGAACAGTTTCTACACATTAAACAACCCCTTCATGCAGATGGGTCAACTTCATGCCTCTACCACAGGAAGACCAAAGGGGAAGAACTGCAAACAGCTCCTCAAACAGAGGCATTTTATCCCAAGAGATGGCTGGATCCAACTACAGAAACATCcgattaaaaattcttttaagtCATAAAAACACAGACATGGGCTTTCCCTAATGCAAGAGCTAGTAAGTTGATTTGTTAAGCCTTTTTCCTTTGTACTGCTTAAGCAAGTTACAACACTCCAGAAATCACACACACAATTAGTAAAGCCGCTTGTGATTAAGCTCTGTGTCTGGATCTGCAGCTCTTACTCTAATCAGGGGCCGAACTCAAAAGTAACAAAGCAGAATAAAGCCAGGGCCTGAGAGATGCACCCATTAATTGTAGCTTTTAAACAATCTTGCCAACATCTGCCAGTAAGAAAAAGTCAATTAATTCCATTAACAGGCATTGAAATCCTAGGAATTTCCATGTGAAATCCTGATTTCCATCCCAAATAGCATCTGGTCACATGGCTCTGTGTCTGGTGGTCTTTTCTTTAGGGAGTCAATACTATACTCAAGTTCTACCTGTGTCAAGGTGGGCATGGGCTCTGTGTTCCCAGAATGGcaacaaaaatctgtttttacaTATAGATGTTGCACCCTCAGAATATCCCTCCAAAAATAAGGAGGAAAccagaagaaaagcatttttgtgtTCAAAACTCACATACGCAACATGAGAAAAAACACaacctgctgctgagcagaacTTCTAGTTCACACCAATGTGATATGCCTCTGACTTAATCCAGAACATCCAGGTCCAGGCCCTCCCTAAGTGAGGGGAATACACCCAAACTGAGGCATGGCAGGACACCTACCTGAAAGTATGACAGTGACATTCAGTGCAATGAACAACCCGCAGAACAATCCAACCCTGAATGTAGTCCAGGCTGGTACAGGCTGTGAACAAAGCCATGGTAGAATTAAGGTGAGGTAAAATAAACAGGTTATCAGCACAGTCAGATCAGTTTGCAGAGCAAACTTAAAATCAGAAACACAAGGTCCTGATCCCAACTGCACTCTTGCTCTTTAAGTGaggcttttttaaaactgaaaattctgtGTAATATTCTTGCCATCTTGAAATAGAGTTTGGGCATCTCAGTGCCCcttgaaaaatattacagaCCACACAAACACTAAGAATATGCTTTTATTAGCACAAATTTCCTTTTACCATTTATCTCCTCCCTTCATTACCTTGTCTGCATGCATTAGGAGTAGTAACCTATTTCCAAACCTTCCGGAACTAAAGCAGATTATCTGGCCCAGCCCCATGCATGCTCACATCAATTATTTCCACTGTTCTGTTCAGATGTTGAATCTGATTTGGCACCCTGACAAGttggaggagcagctccactCCACAGCCCCCATCTCTCACCTGAGCTGCTCCTAAGGGTGGAACACGCAAACGTTTCATTGCCTTCTGTCTGTCTCCATCTTCCAACTCGTTGGTCACCACTTCCTAAGGAGACAAAGACACACACCACTCAAGTTCAGCTGAATGATGAGCATGTGGTAAAACCAAAACTAAAGGTTGGCTTCCATGTAACAGCTGAGCCCTGGCCCGGTGCTCTTTTAATACAAAGACATGAAAAGCTCACCATGCTGCACCAGAAGTTAAGGCTGCACTAGGCTTTGCCAAGGGAAAAGCTACCAGCTGAAGAGAGCATACCTCTATTTATGTAAGCAGCGTCAGAAGTCAGTGGCATTTCAAAATCAATTAGTAACCATCTTGGTGGTAAATACGAGCTATAGAGAGGGCAGAACACTATGGAAATTACAGTGCCATAGAATAGTTCGGGTTGGAAGATCTTgttccaactccctgccatgggtaggggCACTTTCCACAAGAACAGgtttgctcagagctccacCCAACCCAGgcctgaacacttccagaaacCAGCAGTGACCtaaatcctgttttttttttctgctagcTATAAGAGCAGCAATGCCCAGGCCAGCCTCTTCACCTCAGTTTCGGAGATAAGCTGGTTGATCTTCTTGCAGGTGTAGAAGGGAGCCACCTCCACCTCGGCCACCCTCCACTCCGCGCCCCGCGCCGTCTCCAGGTTCTTGTCATGCTTCTTCAGGATCTTGCGGAAGCCGGTGAAGTTCAGGTTCTgcacacaagggaaaaaaacttttcaaCCCCAGCCATCTTCCCAGGAAGAGAAATGGTTCTCTCTCCAGTGCTAGCAAGAATGGAATCGTTAATAAGAATCAAAAATGATTGCATTTATTGTCAGGAGGCTTCTGAGTTCTTACTTCACTATAAGGAATATATAATCCTAgccaaaaagaaataaaaaatgtgggACTCAAGGGCATAAAAAGAGAGCCACCtaaacctttttatttcctgaaaagCCAGATCACTTCCACCTTCCTCCTTTATGCAAGAAGTGACCTGATGCTACCTTGAAGACAAATAGCCCTTTAAGGGGTTTTCCCTCCTGAAGAATCTGAGCTACTGACTTCTTTAAACTTTACACTGCTTTCAAAATCAAGTTCTCCAGTTAAATTCATTACAGAAGGGAAATCTTTGTATGAAAGTTGTCAGGGCTGCAGATTAAATCCAGACAAGTGCATCCCTACAGCAGCATATTTTTGTCACACAGTATGTTGCACAATGACTGCAAAACCAGCTTAGGCTGGCAGATGTGGGAGCTGTAACTCTCCAGTCTGTAGAGACAAGCACTCAATGCTTAAAACAAGAATCAACTGCTGATTTCCAAGCTATAGATGAGCCCTGATTCAACACTCATGCACAGTACCTAAGACAGGCAAAGCTCATCACACAGCAGCAATTGCTGTGGCATGATGTATTTGCCATCCTGCATTTCATTGTGCAGGAAGTGCCACCTAAAAAACCTAATGTTTCATTCAAGTAACagcagaaacagagagagaTCATGGCAAGACTCACTTGTGAAAAAAGCTTAAAGAACAGCTTGtaaagaaaaccacagaaaacgCAAAATCCAATGCCCTGGGGAGAGGCACCAACTAcgcactgaaattattttcaatgtaATTATGCTTTGAGTGATTTAATGCCAGACCCTCCCATCCAGGTGGGAAATGAGGCTGGGGAGACAGGAGCAGGAAGCCAAAGCTTTAATGACCTGCCTTATTGCAGACTAGAGACTTTAATTACTTTCTATTGGAAAAGCCAGAATTCCACCCCAAGGAGAGCAGAAATTTCACATGAAAAACTGCAACAAAAGGATGATTTTGGTCAGGGATCTTTCTGTGGCCTGAAATAACATCCCTTCATCTGCCATGGGTACAATCCCAGCC includes:
- the XPR1 gene encoding xenotropic and polytropic retrovirus receptor 1: MKFAEHLAAHITPEWRKQYIQYEALKEMLYAAVDQAPSIEDTDEDTVKRCFATFEEKFFQTCEKELAKINIFYSEKLAEAQRRFTTLRTELQSTLDAQKEASGASTLQRRRKPVFHLSHEERVQHRNIRDLKLAFSELYLSLILLQNYQNLNFTGFRKILKKHDKNLETARGAEWRVAEVEVAPFYTCKKINQLISETEEVVTNELEDGDRQKAMKRLRVPPLGAAQPVPAWTTFRVGLFCGLFIALNVTVILSGVAFIDGPNVWPLVRIYRGGFLLIEFLFLLGINTYGWRQAGVNHVLIFELNPRSNLSHQHLFEIAGFLGVLWCLSLLACIYGKFTYIPMQVNPLILYGFMLLFLINPTKTLYYKSRFWLLKLLFRVFTAPFHKVGFADFWLADQLNSLVVILMDLEYMICFYSFEVQWEDNAGLLADTDNQICNSYSYGVRAVVQCIPAWLRFIQCLRRYRDNKRAFHLVNAGKYSTTFFVVTFAALYSTHKAKNHSDTQVFFYLWIIFCFISSCYTLIWDLKMDWGLFDKNAGENTFLREGIVYPQKAYYYCAIVEDVILRFAWTIQISLTSMQIFPYAADIISTVFAPLEVFRRFVWNFFRLENEHLNNCGEFRAVRDISVAPLNADDLTLLDQMMDQEDGVRNRRKNKQWKRSLSVSLRRPRLASQSKASDTKVLIEDLANEVNT